In Equus przewalskii isolate Varuska chromosome 6, EquPr2, whole genome shotgun sequence, one DNA window encodes the following:
- the LOC103553467 gene encoding olfactory receptor 51L1-like, whose translation MGAENNESLDLLSVFLTGIPGLEAQHGWLSILFFTMYTVAIVGNSLIMAAVQADPALHEPMYLFLSMLSVTEVGVSVSTLPTVMGILWFDARQIDFDGCLSQMFFIHTFSCMESGVLLAVSYDRFVAIYNPLRYIAILTPPRIISTGLGISLKSVTLMAPLPILLRQLHYCHINVLSYSYCLHSDLIQLPCADTKLNSILGLAIVLATFGLDSLLIMVSYILILHTVLGIASREGQQKALNTCVSHICAVLVYYVPMIGVSVMHRAAKHASPLVHTLMSSIYLFVPPVLNPIIYSIKTKPIQQGIATLFSCKRQLL comes from the coding sequence ATGGGAGCTGAGAATAATGAAAGTCTTGACCTCCTATCCGTCTTCCTGACTGGCATCCCGGGATTGGAGGCCCAACATGGCTggctctccattctcttcttcacCATGTACACTGTAGCCATTGTGGGCAACAGCCTCATCATGGCAGCAGTGCAGGCAGACCCCGCCCTACATGAACCCATGTACTTGTTCCTCTCCATGTTGTCTGTCACTGAGGTGGGTGTTTCTGTGTCTACACTGCCCACTGTCATGGGCATTCTCTGGTTTGATGCCCGCCAGATTGACTTTGATGGCTGCCTGTCCCAGATGTTCTTCATTCATACCTTCTCTTGCATGGAGTCAGGGGTCCTGTTGGCCGTGAGTTATGACCGCTTTGTAGCCATCTACAATCCACTACGCTATATAGCCATCCTGACCCCACCCCGTATCATCTCCACGGGACTGGGCATTTCACTGAAGAGTGTGACACTCATGGCCCCTCTTCCAATCCTTTTGAGGCAACTACACTATTGCCACATTAATGTCCTCTCCTACTCCTACTGCCTCCACTCAGACCTGATCCAGCTGCCTTGTGCTGATACTAAGCTCAATAGCATCCTGGGTTTGGCCATTGTCCTGGCCACTTTTGGACTAGACTCACTGCTCATCATGGTCTCTTATATCCTGATTCTTCACACAGTGCTGGGCATCGCTTCTAGGGAGGGACAGCAGAAGGCTCTCAATACATGTGTGTCACACATCTGTGCAGTGCTTGTGTACTATGTGCCTATGATTGGTGTCTCTGTGATGCATCGCGCTGCCAAGCATGCCTCACCTCTGGTTCACACACTCATGTCTAGCATCTACCTCTTTGTGCCTCCTGTGCTCAACCCCATCATCTACAGCATCAAGACAAAGCCAATCCAACAGGGAATTGCCACACTGTTTTCTTGCAAGAGACAATTACTCTAA